One part of the Glycine max cultivar Williams 82 chromosome 14, Glycine_max_v4.0, whole genome shotgun sequence genome encodes these proteins:
- the LOC100781390 gene encoding serine/threonine protein phosphatase 2A 57 kDa regulatory subunit B' kappa isoform isoform X1, which yields MLKQILSKLPRKSLKPDSDELTRGDSARSADSPRAAGRSYKLHGVSSSTAKRASSSAVFPASMVSGIEPLVPFKDVPNAEKMNLFVSKLSLCCVTFDFTDPGKSIADKDVKRKTLVELVDFVACGTMRFSEPAILAMCRMCAINLFRVFPPNYRASGGGENDDDEPMFDPAWPHLQLVYELLLKFISSPCLDAKVAKKYIDHSVIARLLELFDSEDPRERDCLKTILHRIYGKFMVHRPYIRKSINNIFYRFVFETEKPNGIGELLEIFGSVITGFALPLKEEHKIFLWRVLVPLHKPKSIGVYFQQLSYCVMQFIEKEPKLASIVISGLLKYWPATNSQKEVMFLGELEEILEVINMVEFQRIMVPLFWRIGCCINSLHFQVAERALFLWNNDHIVNLIAHNRQVILPIIFPALDRNVQSHWNPAVVNLTHNIRKMFLEMDEKLFISCHNHFKEEEAILISTAEKRKEAWKQLEHAASLRPVIGNTAVLVS from the exons ATGCTCAAGCAAATCCTCAGCAAGCTTCCCCGGAAGTCGTTGAAGCCTGACTCGGACGAGTTGACTAGGGGAGACTCGGCGCGTTCCGCTGATTCGCCGCGTGCTGCTGGCAGAAGCTACAAACTACACGGTGTAAGTTCTTCCACTGCCAAGCGAGCTTCGTCGTCGGCCGTGTTTCCGGCGAGCATGGTGTCCGGAATTGAACCTTTGGTGCCGTTTAAGGATGTTCCTAATGCTGAGAAGATGAACCTGTTTGTGAGCAAATTGAGCCTTTGTTGTGTCACATTTGATTTCACTGACCCTGGTAAGAGCATTGCAGATAAAGATGTGAAAAGGAAGACTTTGGTTGAGCTTGTTGATTTTGTGGCTTGTGGGACAATGAGGTTTAGTGAGCCTGCTATCCTTGCTATGTGTAGAATGTGTGCTATTAATTTGTTTAGAGTTTTTCCTCCAAATTATAGGGCAAGTGGTGGTGGTgagaatgatgatgatgagccTATGTTTGATCCTGCTTGGCCACATTTGCAGCTTGTGTATGAATTGCTGCTTAAGTTTATCTCTTCCCCATGCCTCGATGCAAAGGTGGCAAAAAAGTATATTGATCACTCGGTTATTGCCAGATTGCTTGAGTTGTTTGATTCGGAGGATCCTAGGGAAAGGGATTGCTTGAAGACTATTCTGCATAGGATTTATGGGAAGTTCATGGTGCATAGACCGTATATTCGGAAATctattaacaatatattttatcGGTTCGTGTTTGAGACTGAGAAGCCCAATGGAATTGGTGAGTTGTTGGAGATTTTTGGGAGCGTGATTACTGGGTTTGCTTTGCCCTTGAAAGAGGAACACAAAATCTTCTTGTGGAGGGTTTTGGTCCCCTTGCACAAGCCGAAATCTATTGGTGTCTACTTTCAGCAATTGTCCTACTGTGTTATGCAGTTTATAGAGAAGGAGCCAAAGTTAGCGAGCATTGTGATAAGCGGCTTGTTGAAATATTGGCCAGCAACAAATAGTCAGAAAGAGGTGATGTTTCTGGGTGAACTGGAAGAAATTTTGGAAGTTATTAACATGGTAGAGTTCCAGAGGATCATGGTCCCATTGTTTTGGCGGATTGGGTGCTGCATTAACAGTTTACACTTTCAG GTAGCTGAAAGAGCTCTTTTCTTATGGAACAATGACCACATCGTCAACTTGATTGCGCATAACCGACAAGTGATCCTGCCCATCATATTTCCAGCTTTAGACAGGAATGTTCAAAGCCATTGGAACCCTGCTGTCGTCAACCTAACTCACAATATTAGAAAGATGTTCTTGGAGATGGATGAGAAGCTCTTCATTTCTTGTCATAATCACTTTAAGGAGGAAGAAGCAATCTTGATCTCAACAGCGGAGAAGCGGAAGGAGGCATGGAAACAACTAGAGCATGCAGCCAGTCTCAGGCCCGTAATTGGAAATACTGCAGTTTTAGTGTCCTGA
- the LOC100781390 gene encoding serine/threonine protein phosphatase 2A 57 kDa regulatory subunit B' kappa isoform isoform X2 encodes MLKQILSKLPRKSLKPDSDELTRGDSARSADSPRAAGRSYKLHGVSSSTAKRASSSAVFPASMVSGIEPLVPFKDVPNAEKMNLFVSKLSLCCVTFDFTDPGKSIADKDVKRKTLVELVDFVACGTMRFSEPAILAMCRMCAINLFRVFPPNYRASGGGENDDDEPMFDPAWPHLQLVYELLLKFISSPCLDAKVAKKYIDHSVIARLLELFDSEDPRERDCLKTILHRIYGKFMVHRPYIRKSINNIFYRFVFETEKPNGIGELLEIFGSVITGFALPLKEEHKIFLWRVLVPLHKPKSIGVYFQQLSYCVMQFIEKEPKLASIVISGLLKYWPATNSQKEVMFLGELEEILEVINMVEFQRIMVPLFWRIGCCINSLHFQLKELFSYGTMTTSST; translated from the exons ATGCTCAAGCAAATCCTCAGCAAGCTTCCCCGGAAGTCGTTGAAGCCTGACTCGGACGAGTTGACTAGGGGAGACTCGGCGCGTTCCGCTGATTCGCCGCGTGCTGCTGGCAGAAGCTACAAACTACACGGTGTAAGTTCTTCCACTGCCAAGCGAGCTTCGTCGTCGGCCGTGTTTCCGGCGAGCATGGTGTCCGGAATTGAACCTTTGGTGCCGTTTAAGGATGTTCCTAATGCTGAGAAGATGAACCTGTTTGTGAGCAAATTGAGCCTTTGTTGTGTCACATTTGATTTCACTGACCCTGGTAAGAGCATTGCAGATAAAGATGTGAAAAGGAAGACTTTGGTTGAGCTTGTTGATTTTGTGGCTTGTGGGACAATGAGGTTTAGTGAGCCTGCTATCCTTGCTATGTGTAGAATGTGTGCTATTAATTTGTTTAGAGTTTTTCCTCCAAATTATAGGGCAAGTGGTGGTGGTgagaatgatgatgatgagccTATGTTTGATCCTGCTTGGCCACATTTGCAGCTTGTGTATGAATTGCTGCTTAAGTTTATCTCTTCCCCATGCCTCGATGCAAAGGTGGCAAAAAAGTATATTGATCACTCGGTTATTGCCAGATTGCTTGAGTTGTTTGATTCGGAGGATCCTAGGGAAAGGGATTGCTTGAAGACTATTCTGCATAGGATTTATGGGAAGTTCATGGTGCATAGACCGTATATTCGGAAATctattaacaatatattttatcGGTTCGTGTTTGAGACTGAGAAGCCCAATGGAATTGGTGAGTTGTTGGAGATTTTTGGGAGCGTGATTACTGGGTTTGCTTTGCCCTTGAAAGAGGAACACAAAATCTTCTTGTGGAGGGTTTTGGTCCCCTTGCACAAGCCGAAATCTATTGGTGTCTACTTTCAGCAATTGTCCTACTGTGTTATGCAGTTTATAGAGAAGGAGCCAAAGTTAGCGAGCATTGTGATAAGCGGCTTGTTGAAATATTGGCCAGCAACAAATAGTCAGAAAGAGGTGATGTTTCTGGGTGAACTGGAAGAAATTTTGGAAGTTATTAACATGGTAGAGTTCCAGAGGATCATGGTCCCATTGTTTTGGCGGATTGGGTGCTGCATTAACAGTTTACACTTTCAG CTGAAAGAGCTCTTTTCTTATGGAACAATGACCACATCGTCAACTTGA